The following are encoded together in the Bacteroidales bacterium genome:
- the rsmH gene encoding 16S rRNA (cytosine(1402)-N(4))-methyltransferase RsmH: protein MGYHKPALLHESIDGLYIKPKGTYVDLTFGGGGHSLEVLKKLGKNGKLVVFDQDQDALANVPDDKRLIFVGANFRYLKHFLRYHAIEKVDGILADLGISSFQIDQPGRGFSFKSDTALDMRMDVRNRRTASQLLNEAPREELVRIFKSFGELGNASAISGAIEESRMQGAIETTVDLEEVLRRFIPRQHPSKFLARVYQALRIEVNREMEALREMLIQTAACMNTGGRLVVITYHSIEDRVVKNYMRSGNLEGEIEKDFYGNIQSPWKLVNRSVITPSEEEIKENNRARSAKLRIAERTGL from the coding sequence ATGGGCTATCATAAGCCAGCATTATTGCATGAAAGCATCGACGGACTATACATTAAACCAAAGGGCACTTATGTTGATTTGACCTTTGGAGGGGGGGGACACTCCCTCGAAGTTCTAAAAAAGTTGGGTAAAAATGGCAAACTTGTGGTATTTGATCAGGATCAGGATGCCCTGGCCAATGTTCCGGATGACAAGCGGCTCATTTTTGTCGGGGCAAACTTCAGATACTTAAAACATTTCCTGAGATATCATGCCATTGAGAAAGTAGACGGTATTCTGGCGGATCTGGGTATCTCCTCTTTTCAAATCGACCAGCCCGGGAGGGGTTTTTCCTTCAAATCAGATACTGCACTGGATATGCGAATGGATGTACGCAACAGGCGGACTGCGTCGCAGTTGTTGAATGAGGCCCCCCGGGAAGAGCTGGTCAGAATCTTCAAATCATTCGGAGAGCTTGGAAACGCATCTGCGATCTCCGGTGCTATAGAGGAGTCGAGGATGCAGGGTGCCATTGAAACGACCGTGGACCTGGAGGAGGTGCTCAGAAGGTTTATACCCCGGCAGCATCCCAGTAAATTTCTGGCCAGGGTCTATCAGGCCCTGCGCATCGAGGTAAACAGGGAGATGGAGGCTCTCAGGGAGATGCTGATACAGACGGCAGCCTGTATGAATACAGGAGGCAGGCTGGTGGTGATTACTTACCATTCCATTGAGGACCGGGTCGTGAAAAACTATATGCGGTCGGGGAATCTGGAGGGTGAGATAGAGAAGGATTTTTATGGAAATATTCAATCGCCCTGGAAACTGGTGAACCGGAGCGTGATTACCCCCTCGGAAGAGGAGATTAAGGAGAACAACAGGGCCCGGAGTGCCAAACTGAGAATTGCTGAACGAACCGGACTATGA
- a CDS encoding FtsL-like putative cell division protein → MSRDRKNIEFDQSVEEKEKSFSFRDLVDGNVLTRKAVIKQSRFILLLVLIAFLSIANRNHAEKTVIRLNQLQSDVKEMRAKSISTSSELVRISRQSEVKQLVNRYGLSLEENLEPPKQLIETEE, encoded by the coding sequence ATGAGCAGGGACAGGAAGAACATAGAATTTGACCAGTCTGTCGAGGAGAAGGAAAAGAGTTTTTCCTTTCGTGACCTGGTGGATGGAAATGTACTGACCCGCAAAGCGGTGATCAAACAGTCCCGTTTTATCCTGCTGCTGGTTCTGATCGCTTTTCTTTCTATCGCCAACAGGAATCATGCGGAAAAGACGGTGATTCGTCTGAATCAGCTGCAGAGTGATGTGAAAGAGATGCGGGCAAAATCAATCTCTACCTCTTCAGAACTGGTAAGAATCAGCCGGCAGTCGGAGGTAAAGCAACTGGTGAACCGGTATGGACTGAGTCTGGAAGAGAATCTGGAGCCCCCAAAACAACTGATTGAAACCGAAGAATAA
- a CDS encoding penicillin-binding protein, producing the protein MSLKRDILIRTSLIYLGVLMIALLILGKALHLQFFEKEKWAREENSTIRHMVIEPNRGSIYSSDGRLLAVSVPYYEIRMDFRSESFTRDIFDAGVDELSKSLSGLFGDRHWTTYKRELVRARENGHRYYLVKRNVTYTQLQQVKQFPIYKLGRFRGGVQYIQQNRRDTPYDWLAYRTIGYLMEDEYKSVVGLEGAYDTELKGIEGYRLMRKIRGDDWMPINGANEIEPEDGQDVVTTLDLDLQDVAENALYEQLNRHGADHGTVVLMEVETGKVRAIANLSRDEDGDYVEDYNYAIGESTEPGSTFKLVSIIALLEDGHVRPDDIVDVGTGVTYFYGHKVEDSQHEALGKITIQRAFEVSSNVGITKTVDASYKENPERFVNRLYEMRLNQKLGIEIKGEGQPDIKYPDNKQWSGISLPWMSMGYEVMLTPMQILAFYNAVANNGKMVKPVFLEEIRSHGKVVRRGETQVLNNHICSRETLTQVKRMLEGVVENGTARNLANSHYKIAGKTGTALVSLSKEGYTKLYQASFVGYFPADQPKYSCIVVVNAPSQQIYYGNVVAGPIFRAITDRIYVREYELHKARIQLAGQDLQAPYSKSGSSEALSAAFEYLRLPLMQQGEESPWVSTQSTPEGVIYSSREISSQLVPNVVDMGLKDAVYLLESSGLKVVVNGRGTVRGQSQAPGSLVRRGSMIELNMSLNEG; encoded by the coding sequence ATGTCACTGAAGCGGGATATACTGATTCGGACCTCCCTGATTTATCTGGGAGTTTTGATGATTGCCCTTCTGATTCTGGGAAAAGCTCTGCACCTTCAGTTTTTTGAGAAGGAGAAGTGGGCCCGGGAGGAGAACAGTACCATCCGTCACATGGTGATCGAACCCAACCGGGGGAGCATCTATTCGTCCGATGGCAGATTGCTGGCCGTTTCGGTCCCCTATTACGAGATACGGATGGATTTCCGTTCAGAATCCTTTACCCGGGATATTTTTGATGCCGGGGTGGATGAGCTTTCAAAGTCCCTTTCCGGACTCTTTGGCGACCGCCACTGGACCACCTATAAAAGAGAACTGGTCAGGGCGCGGGAAAACGGACACCGTTACTACCTGGTAAAACGAAATGTCACCTACACCCAGCTGCAGCAGGTGAAGCAATTCCCTATCTATAAGCTGGGAAGATTCCGGGGGGGAGTCCAGTATATTCAGCAAAACCGCAGGGACACTCCTTATGACTGGCTGGCTTACCGAACCATCGGATATCTCATGGAAGATGAATATAAAAGCGTGGTAGGACTTGAGGGAGCTTACGATACCGAACTGAAAGGTATTGAGGGTTACAGGTTGATGCGAAAGATCCGTGGTGACGACTGGATGCCTATCAATGGCGCCAACGAAATAGAGCCCGAAGATGGCCAGGATGTGGTTACCACTCTGGATCTGGATCTCCAGGATGTGGCCGAGAATGCGCTCTATGAACAGCTTAACCGGCATGGGGCCGATCATGGTACGGTAGTTCTGATGGAAGTGGAGACCGGGAAGGTACGGGCTATTGCCAACCTCTCCAGGGATGAGGACGGCGACTACGTCGAGGATTACAATTATGCCATCGGGGAGTCCACAGAGCCTGGTTCCACTTTCAAACTGGTCTCCATCATTGCCCTGCTGGAGGATGGCCATGTCCGGCCCGACGATATCGTGGATGTGGGAACGGGGGTGACCTATTTCTATGGACATAAGGTGGAGGACAGCCAGCATGAGGCTTTGGGAAAGATTACCATTCAGCGCGCTTTTGAGGTGTCGTCCAATGTGGGCATAACCAAAACAGTCGATGCCTCCTATAAAGAGAATCCGGAACGTTTCGTCAACCGCCTCTATGAGATGAGGCTCAACCAGAAGCTGGGTATAGAGATCAAGGGAGAGGGTCAGCCCGACATCAAGTATCCCGATAATAAACAGTGGTCGGGTATCTCCCTTCCATGGATGTCTATGGGATACGAGGTCATGCTGACACCCATGCAGATTCTTGCCTTTTATAATGCGGTGGCCAACAACGGGAAGATGGTAAAGCCGGTCTTCCTCGAAGAGATCCGTTCTCATGGAAAAGTAGTCAGACGGGGGGAGACCCAAGTGTTAAATAATCATATCTGTTCCAGGGAAACCCTGACACAGGTAAAAAGAATGCTGGAAGGAGTGGTGGAAAACGGGACCGCCAGGAACCTGGCCAACAGCCACTATAAGATTGCAGGGAAAACGGGTACCGCGCTGGTCTCGCTCAGTAAGGAGGGCTATACCAAATTATACCAGGCCTCTTTTGTCGGGTACTTCCCGGCCGATCAGCCCAAATATTCCTGTATCGTGGTGGTCAATGCCCCTTCCCAGCAGATCTATTACGGGAACGTGGTGGCCGGACCCATATTCCGGGCCATTACCGACCGGATCTATGTCAGGGAATACGAGCTGCATAAAGCCCGGATCCAGCTGGCCGGGCAGGACCTTCAGGCTCCTTATTCCAAGAGTGGCAGCAGCGAGGCTCTCAGTGCGGCCTTTGAATATCTCCGGCTCCCTTTGATGCAACAGGGAGAGGAAAGTCCCTGGGTTTCCACCCAGAGCACTCCCGAAGGTGTCATCTACTCCTCCAGGGAGATTTCTTCCCAACTGGTACCCAACGTGGTGGACATGGGATTAAAAGATGCGGTTTACCTGCTGGAAAGCAGCGGATTAAAGGTGGTGGTAAATGGAAGGGGTACGGTGCGTGGCCAGTCGCAGGCTCCGGGGAGCCTGGTACGAAGGGGAAGCATGATAGAATTGAATATGAGTTTAAATGAAGGATAA
- the murG gene encoding undecaprenyldiphospho-muramoylpentapeptide beta-N-acetylglucosaminyltransferase, with amino-acid sequence MHKKPSYRILIGGGGTGGHVFPAIAIADALKEQDPHLEFLFVGALGKLEMEKVPEAGYPIEGLPVAGFQRRLTLKNITFFYKLLASMLRSRRIISRFSPDLAIGVGGYASGPILKAAARKGVPLVIQEQNSLAGVTNRLLGRSARTICVAYEKMERYFPADRIVITGNPVRRNLLELRDHPEKAYREFDLERGKKVCLVLGGSLGARTLNQSFLGGLEKLDRDDLVVIWQCGKFYQQEVEEKVRKSGQKNIRVLPFISRMDLAYGVADVIVSRAGAITVSELCVVGKPAILVPSPNVAEDHQTHNAEALVSRNAALMVADAEAGEKLVDCLLRLMEDEEEKENLSNNIKVLGIADASQRIAAEVQKILTQP; translated from the coding sequence ATGCATAAGAAACCTTCATATCGCATACTGATCGGAGGGGGTGGAACCGGCGGGCATGTCTTCCCGGCCATCGCTATCGCCGATGCACTGAAGGAGCAGGATCCGCACCTGGAGTTTCTGTTTGTGGGAGCCCTGGGAAAACTGGAGATGGAGAAGGTGCCCGAGGCAGGCTATCCCATTGAGGGTTTGCCGGTGGCCGGATTCCAACGCAGGCTTACCCTAAAAAACATCACCTTCTTCTATAAACTTCTGGCCAGTATGCTCCGGTCGCGAAGGATCATTTCAAGATTTTCCCCTGATCTGGCCATCGGTGTGGGAGGATATGCAAGCGGACCCATTCTGAAGGCTGCAGCCAGAAAAGGAGTGCCCCTGGTGATCCAGGAACAGAATTCACTGGCTGGTGTGACCAACCGCCTGCTTGGCCGTTCGGCCCGGACCATTTGTGTGGCCTATGAAAAAATGGAGCGCTACTTCCCTGCGGACCGGATCGTGATTACGGGAAATCCTGTACGCCGGAACCTGTTAGAACTCCGGGACCATCCGGAGAAGGCTTACCGGGAATTTGACCTGGAGAGGGGAAAGAAGGTTTGCCTGGTGCTGGGTGGCAGTCTGGGTGCCCGGACACTGAACCAGAGCTTTTTGGGTGGACTGGAGAAACTGGACCGGGACGACCTGGTGGTGATCTGGCAGTGCGGGAAGTTTTATCAGCAGGAGGTGGAGGAGAAGGTGAGGAAAAGCGGACAGAAGAATATCCGTGTCCTGCCGTTTATTTCACGAATGGACCTGGCTTACGGGGTGGCAGATGTTATTGTCTCCCGGGCCGGAGCCATTACCGTTTCCGAACTCTGTGTGGTGGGAAAACCGGCCATACTTGTTCCCTCACCCAATGTGGCCGAAGATCATCAGACACATAATGCCGAGGCACTGGTAAGCAGGAATGCGGCTCTGATGGTAGCCGATGCAGAGGCCGGGGAGAAGCTGGTGGATTGTTTGCTCAGGCTGATGGAGGATGAGGAGGAAAAGGAAAATTTATCTAATAACATCAAAGTACTTGGCATTGCCGATGCATCGCAAAGGATCGCAGCCGAGGTACAAAAAATACTAACTCAACCATGA
- the murD gene encoding UDP-N-acetylmuramoyl-L-alanine--D-glutamate ligase, translating into MENRERIVILGAGESGTGAAILARTKGMDVFVSDAGKIKPFYREMLDEYQVIYESGGHTERLITSATEVIKSPGIPESAPIIKLLRKKEIPIISEIEFAGRYTNAKTICITGSNGKTTTTSLIHHMMRKAGLNVGMAGNVGRSFAFLVATEAYDYYVLELSSFQLDGMYQFKADIAILLNITPDHLDRYDYNFQNYVDSKFRVAQNLTEEEYFVFCSDDEITIKELEKIVTRAEQLPFAYQKKPYDVAWVEKEEELRIEFDDVDFSLSVQELSLKGRHNTYNSMAAGIAGNVLKIRNDVIREALMDFQGVEHRLENVMKVHGINFINDSKATNVNSTWYALESVKGTTVWIVGGVDKGNDYSELYNLVENKVKAIVCLGKDNERVIQAFRKKVESIVETRSMEEAVKAAYYLARDGETVLLSPACASFDLFESFEDRGRQFKEAVRAL; encoded by the coding sequence ATGGAAAACAGAGAACGGATAGTCATCCTTGGTGCAGGTGAAAGTGGGACGGGAGCAGCCATTCTGGCCCGAACAAAAGGAATGGATGTTTTTGTTTCGGATGCCGGAAAGATTAAGCCTTTCTACCGGGAGATGCTGGACGAGTACCAGGTGATCTATGAATCGGGCGGTCATACCGAGCGTCTGATCACCTCTGCCACGGAGGTGATCAAAAGCCCTGGAATCCCCGAAAGCGCTCCCATTATCAAATTGCTGCGAAAGAAAGAGATCCCGATCATTTCTGAAATTGAGTTTGCCGGGCGCTATACCAATGCAAAAACGATATGCATAACAGGCAGTAACGGCAAAACAACGACAACCTCATTGATCCACCATATGATGCGAAAGGCCGGCCTGAATGTAGGAATGGCGGGTAACGTGGGACGGAGTTTCGCTTTCCTGGTGGCCACAGAGGCATATGATTACTACGTATTGGAACTGAGCAGCTTTCAGCTGGACGGAATGTATCAGTTCAAGGCAGACATAGCCATTTTACTCAATATCACCCCCGATCACCTGGACCGCTACGATTATAATTTTCAGAACTATGTGGACTCAAAGTTCCGGGTTGCGCAGAACCTGACCGAGGAGGAGTACTTTGTGTTTTGTTCCGACGATGAAATTACGATCAAAGAGCTGGAAAAGATAGTGACCCGGGCAGAGCAACTCCCTTTTGCCTATCAGAAAAAGCCCTATGATGTGGCCTGGGTAGAGAAGGAGGAAGAGCTTCGTATCGAGTTTGATGATGTGGATTTCAGCTTGTCAGTTCAGGAACTGTCTCTGAAGGGAAGACACAACACCTATAATAGTATGGCTGCCGGTATCGCCGGCAATGTCCTGAAGATCCGCAATGATGTGATCCGGGAGGCCCTGATGGATTTCCAGGGAGTGGAGCACCGGCTGGAAAACGTCATGAAAGTTCATGGGATCAACTTTATCAATGATTCCAAGGCCACCAATGTAAACTCTACCTGGTATGCCTTGGAGAGCGTAAAAGGAACCACGGTATGGATTGTGGGGGGAGTGGATAAGGGCAATGATTACAGCGAGCTTTACAACCTGGTGGAGAATAAGGTGAAAGCCATTGTCTGTCTGGGAAAGGACAACGAACGAGTAATCCAGGCTTTCAGAAAAAAGGTGGAATCCATTGTGGAGACCCGGAGTATGGAGGAAGCTGTAAAAGCCGCCTACTACCTGGCCAGGGACGGGGAGACTGTGCTACTCTCACCAGCCTGTGCCAGTTTCGATTTGTTTGAGAGTTTCGAGGACCGGGGACGGCAGTTTAAGGAAGCAGTCAGGGCACTCTGA
- the mraZ gene encoding division/cell wall cluster transcriptional repressor MraZ gives MITFIGDYTVRLDSKGRLSFPAAFKKQCREMVSDGFVLKRDLFENCLILYPMDEWERQNKIIRSRTNPYNKEHARFLRMFFSGTAEVSLDANNRMLLPKRLMEYAGISDEVVLAGQSGKIEIWASEQYGRVSAADDDFAAMAEKILGGTIDEQE, from the coding sequence ATGATTACGTTTATCGGAGACTATACAGTAAGACTCGATTCAAAGGGACGGCTCTCCTTTCCGGCGGCTTTTAAAAAGCAGTGCAGAGAGATGGTTTCCGATGGGTTTGTGCTGAAACGTGATCTGTTCGAGAACTGCCTGATTTTGTATCCCATGGATGAGTGGGAGCGGCAGAATAAGATCATACGCTCGCGTACCAATCCCTACAATAAAGAGCATGCACGTTTTCTCAGGATGTTTTTTTCCGGGACCGCTGAGGTATCTCTGGATGCCAATAACCGGATGCTTCTTCCAAAGCGTCTGATGGAATATGCCGGAATCAGTGATGAGGTGGTTCTGGCGGGTCAGTCCGGAAAGATTGAAATCTGGGCCTCTGAGCAGTATGGAAGAGTCAGTGCGGCAGATGATGATTTTGCAGCCATGGCCGAGAAAATATTAGGTGGAACAATTGATGAACAGGAATAA
- a CDS encoding UDP-N-acetylmuramoyl-L-alanyl-D-glutamate--2,6-diaminopimelate ligase, with translation MRLKEIIQGLEITSLNGDQDPLIGKITFDSREIQAGDLFVAIRGLKADGHRYIDKAIASGAAAVLCEEIGEESGSGIPVICVPDSRKALALAASNWHHHPSSELSLVGVTGTNGKTTIATLLHQMHQRMGFRAGLISTIQILIGEEPRPATHTTPDPLRINAVLREMVDSGCEYCFMEVSSHAIDQERVEGLKFSGGIFTNLTRDHLDYHKDFRAYLNVKKRFFDQLPAKAFALVNGDDKNGRVMIQNCRAEKHIYSLRFMCDFRARITEMHLEGSAMEINGREVWIRLPGKFNASNLLCTYGSSVLLGHHPDEVIAVLSEMDPVRGRFETFRSGKGITAIVDYAHTPDALQNVLDTIHEVQTGGGEIITVVGAGGNRDRGKRPAMAKIAAEASHKLILTSDNPRDEDPELILDDMMKGVPKPLLDRTMRIVSREEAIRTACIIARQKDIILVAGKGHELTQEIAGELRAFDDMALLKKNLRG, from the coding sequence TTGAGACTGAAAGAGATCATACAGGGTTTGGAGATCACTTCCTTAAACGGTGATCAGGATCCCCTTATCGGGAAGATCACTTTCGATTCCCGGGAGATACAAGCGGGGGATCTTTTTGTAGCTATCAGGGGGCTGAAGGCCGACGGTCACCGGTATATAGATAAAGCCATTGCCTCAGGTGCAGCTGCAGTGCTTTGTGAGGAGATTGGCGAAGAATCCGGTTCCGGCATCCCCGTGATCTGTGTGCCCGACAGCCGGAAAGCTTTGGCGCTGGCCGCATCCAACTGGCACCATCACCCCTCCAGCGAACTAAGCCTGGTGGGTGTGACGGGAACCAACGGGAAAACCACCATTGCCACCCTCCTGCATCAGATGCATCAAAGGATGGGCTTCAGGGCCGGATTGATCTCGACTATTCAGATCCTGATCGGTGAGGAGCCCAGGCCGGCCACACATACCACTCCCGATCCACTCCGGATCAATGCGGTTTTAAGGGAGATGGTCGATAGCGGTTGTGAATACTGCTTTATGGAGGTTTCCTCCCACGCCATCGACCAGGAACGGGTGGAGGGTCTGAAGTTCAGCGGGGGCATCTTCACCAACCTGACCAGGGACCACCTGGACTATCACAAGGATTTCAGGGCCTATCTGAATGTGAAGAAACGATTTTTTGACCAGTTGCCCGCAAAGGCCTTTGCTCTGGTGAACGGGGATGATAAGAACGGGAGGGTGATGATTCAGAATTGCAGGGCTGAAAAACATATCTACAGCCTGCGTTTCATGTGCGATTTTAGAGCCAGGATCACTGAAATGCACCTGGAGGGTTCGGCCATGGAGATCAATGGCAGGGAGGTATGGATCAGACTGCCTGGAAAGTTTAATGCCTCAAACCTGCTCTGCACCTACGGGAGCTCAGTTTTACTCGGACATCATCCCGACGAGGTGATAGCCGTGCTGAGTGAAATGGATCCGGTCAGAGGAAGATTTGAGACTTTTCGGTCCGGGAAGGGAATTACAGCCATCGTCGACTATGCACATACTCCGGATGCCCTGCAAAATGTGCTGGATACCATTCATGAAGTACAGACAGGCGGCGGTGAGATTATCACCGTAGTGGGTGCCGGAGGAAACAGGGACAGGGGGAAACGCCCGGCCATGGCAAAGATTGCTGCTGAAGCCAGCCATAAGCTGATCCTCACCTCCGATAATCCCAGGGATGAAGATCCGGAGTTGATCCTGGATGATATGATGAAGGGCGTGCCAAAGCCTTTGCTCGATCGCACCATGCGCATAGTGAGCCGCGAAGAGGCCATCCGCACTGCATGCATCATTGCGCGTCAGAAAGACATTATTCTGGTGGCAGGCAAGGGCCACGAGCTAACACAGGAGATTGCCGGTGAGCTCAGGGCATTTGATGATATGGCATTGTTAAAGAAAAATTTAAGGGGATAG
- a CDS encoding FtsW/RodA/SpoVE family cell cycle protein, with product MKIRRYIKGDRIIWIVVLILLVISLLSVYSSTGSLAYQHRSGNTFFYLFRQLKFILLGVLIIFFVHLVPYRIFSRVSVFALYFTIPLLILTLIAGTNYNEATRWLQIPGTGLTIQPSDFAKIALVMYVAKILSVNQNNIKDFKGVFGKISLAITGTCVLILPANFSTAAIVFITAISLMFVGRIPFRYLFLMIFTGVFALSVFIGGSLLFDRDGRLSTWKNRIENFVDGEGDNYQADQAKVAIVQGGLFGKGPGNSTQRNLLPHPYSDFIYAIIIEEYGTLIGGILVIALYLWLFFRAGMIIRRSKSTYGAFLAFGLSMGLVLQAFVNMAVAVGLVPVTGQTLPLVSMGGSSIFFTSMATGMILSVSWGTREQSGATGEGGEEPASERDSGPLAGEAAPAGARPEKKDYTRTEFEADA from the coding sequence ATGAAGATCAGAAGGTATATAAAAGGTGACAGGATTATCTGGATCGTGGTATTGATCCTCCTGGTAATTTCCCTCTTATCGGTGTACAGTTCAACCGGGTCGCTGGCATACCAGCACCGGTCGGGGAATACCTTCTTTTACCTTTTCCGGCAACTTAAGTTCATCCTGCTGGGTGTGCTGATTATATTCTTTGTTCACCTGGTTCCCTACCGCATATTCAGCCGGGTATCGGTCTTTGCGCTCTACTTCACCATTCCTTTGCTGATCCTGACACTGATAGCCGGAACCAATTACAATGAGGCCACCCGCTGGCTGCAAATACCGGGGACCGGACTCACCATTCAGCCTTCCGATTTCGCCAAGATCGCCCTGGTGATGTATGTGGCTAAGATACTCTCGGTGAATCAGAATAATATAAAAGATTTCAAAGGAGTCTTCGGAAAGATATCCCTGGCCATTACAGGAACCTGTGTTTTGATCCTGCCGGCTAACTTTTCTACGGCTGCGATTGTTTTTATAACTGCTATCAGCCTGATGTTCGTGGGGCGAATTCCCTTCAGGTACCTGTTTCTGATGATTTTCACAGGGGTCTTTGCCCTTTCTGTCTTTATCGGGGGATCGCTTCTGTTTGACCGGGATGGACGGTTATCCACCTGGAAGAACCGGATTGAGAATTTTGTGGATGGCGAGGGAGACAATTACCAGGCCGATCAGGCCAAGGTGGCTATTGTACAGGGTGGGCTCTTCGGGAAGGGGCCCGGCAACAGCACCCAGAGAAATCTTCTGCCCCATCCCTACTCCGATTTTATCTATGCCATTATCATTGAAGAGTATGGAACCCTGATCGGAGGGATCCTGGTGATTGCACTATATCTCTGGTTGTTTTTCAGGGCCGGAATGATTATCCGCCGGAGCAAGAGCACCTATGGAGCCTTCCTGGCCTTTGGCCTCTCCATGGGGCTGGTCCTGCAGGCCTTTGTGAATATGGCGGTGGCGGTGGGACTGGTGCCGGTTACCGGCCAGACCCTGCCGCTGGTCAGTATGGGTGGTTCATCCATCTTCTTTACCAGTATGGCCACCGGGATGATCCTTTCGGTGAGCTGGGGTACCAGGGAGCAGTCCGGGGCGACAGGCGAAGGAGGGGAAGAACCCGCTTCTGAAAGAGATTCAGGGCCCTTAGCCGGCGAGGCTGCCCCGGCCGGAGCAAGGCCGGAAAAGAAGGATTATACACGGACCGAATTTGAAGCAGATGCATAA
- the mraY gene encoding phospho-N-acetylmuramoyl-pentapeptide-transferase, which translates to MIYHLFEYLDKFDVPGAGMFQYLSFRASFSVIASLLISMLVGKRIIKLLHRKQIGESVRDLGLDGQKQKQGTPTMGGIIILASIILPVLLFADLTNIYIILMLVATIWMGLIGFLDDYIKVFKKNKKGLRGTFKVIGQVGLGLIVGITLYLSDDVMIRERIQVTQENFDEFKTEEMKVDQAGNLYIVQEHKKPLTTIPFVKNNEFDYSWLVWFSGKYADQLVWIIFVLAVIFIVTAVSNGANITDGLDGLTTGSAAIIGITLGVLAWLSGNAIYSNYLNIMHIPNAGELVVFAGAFIGATVGFLWYNSYPAQVFMGDTGSLALGGVIAVFAVVIRKELLIPVLCGVFLVESLSVILQVGWFKRTKHKFGEGRRLFLMAPIHHHYQMKGFPEPKIVTRFWIVGIMLAVISIVTLKMR; encoded by the coding sequence ATGATATATCACCTGTTTGAATACTTAGATAAATTCGATGTTCCGGGAGCGGGGATGTTCCAGTACCTCTCTTTCAGGGCTTCTTTCTCGGTGATTGCGTCGCTGCTTATCTCCATGCTGGTGGGTAAGAGAATCATCAAGTTGCTTCACCGCAAGCAGATCGGGGAGTCGGTCCGCGACCTCGGCCTTGACGGGCAGAAACAGAAACAGGGAACACCCACCATGGGAGGGATCATCATCCTGGCATCCATCATCCTGCCGGTGCTGCTTTTCGCTGATCTCACCAACATCTATATCATTTTAATGCTGGTGGCAACCATCTGGATGGGACTGATCGGCTTCCTGGACGATTATATCAAAGTATTCAAGAAGAATAAGAAGGGCCTGCGTGGAACCTTCAAGGTGATCGGCCAGGTGGGCCTTGGTTTGATTGTGGGGATCACCCTCTATCTCAGTGACGATGTGATGATCCGCGAGCGGATACAGGTAACCCAGGAGAATTTTGATGAATTCAAAACGGAGGAGATGAAGGTTGACCAGGCCGGTAATCTCTATATTGTACAGGAGCATAAGAAGCCGCTTACCACTATTCCCTTTGTCAAGAACAACGAATTTGATTACTCCTGGCTGGTCTGGTTCAGCGGAAAGTATGCCGATCAGCTGGTGTGGATCATCTTTGTACTGGCCGTCATTTTTATTGTAACCGCGGTATCCAACGGAGCCAATATAACTGATGGACTCGACGGACTTACCACGGGATCGGCGGCCATAATCGGGATCACATTGGGAGTGCTGGCCTGGTTGTCGGGAAACGCCATCTACTCCAATTATTTGAACATCATGCATATTCCCAATGCCGGCGAGCTTGTGGTTTTCGCCGGTGCCTTTATCGGTGCCACGGTCGGATTTCTCTGGTATAATTCGTATCCGGCACAGGTATTTATGGGCGATACGGGGAGCCTGGCCCTGGGAGGGGTTATCGCAGTATTTGCGGTGGTCATCCGGAAAGAACTCTTAATCCCTGTTCTTTGCGGGGTATTTCTGGTGGAGAGCCTCTCGGTGATCCTTCAGGTGGGATGGTTCAAAAGAACCAAACATAAATTCGGGGAAGGACGACGGTTGTTTTTAATGGCTCCCATACATCATCACTACCAGATGAAAGGATTCCCGGAACCCAAGATTGTGACCCGGTTCTGGATTGTGGGAATCATGTTGGCGGTGATATCTATTGTAACCCTGAAGATGAGATAA